AGAGGGCCAGCGTCGTCCAGAAGCAGAGCGGGACGTCCATCATGCAGCGCCGCGCGTGCGTCGCGAAGATGGGCGTCACGGCGAGGACGGCCACGGCGCACACGGCTGCGCCGCGCCCGAACACGGACCTCCCGATGCGATAGGTGGCGGCGAGGACCGCGAGCGCCATGAGGACGGACGGAAGTCGCGCCGCCAGGTCGCTCTCGCCGAAGAGCGCGAACGAGCGACCAAGGACCCAGAACTGAAGCGGCGGGTAGTCGAAGTCCGGTCGGCCGCCCCAGGTGACCTCGAAGAACGACCCGCTCCTCCACGTCTCGAGCCCCTTGCGCGCGTAGCGGCAGTCATCGATCCCCTTGAGCGGCTCCGTGGCCGCCCCGGCGAGGAACGAGAACGCGGCCGCGGCGAAGAGCGCCGCGAGCGTCAGGCGCATCCTTGTGGACGGGCACCGCGGAACCGCGCGCATCGTCACGGACTCCCGGATTCTGCGAGTCTCACGAGGGAGAATCGCGCCTCGAAGGGCACTTCGTACGCGACGCCAAGCGAGTCGAGGCCGCCCAGCCTGCCTCTCTGGACGAGGAGCGCGTTGTGGCCCCTCGACCGCGCCCGCTCGACCGCCGCGGCAGGCGAGCACGGCGGTTCCGGCTGGATGTCCCAGTACCACATCCCGATGTTCTCCACCTCCCAGAAGTCCCCATCGCGGCCCCCGATGAAGGGCACGAGCGCTCCACTCGGGAGCTCCGCGCGCGCCACCGGGGAGAACGCCTTGTACTGCGCGTTCGGGGCGGTGCTGATCGCGCCGGGCGAAACCCAATACGCCACGCCGCAGGCGACGAGGAGCGCGGGGGCGAGCCATGCGGCGACCGCGCTCGCCAGAGGCCTCGCGAGCCTGATGAGCGCATGACCGGAGAGGAGCGCGAGCGCGGGGAGGATGGGATAGAGGTAGCGGGGATCACGCCACCTCGACAGGGAGACGGCGACGAGGGGGACGACGACCCAGGCAACGAGGAGGTCGGAGACGTCGCCTCGCGTCCGACGCCGCACCCAGAGCAGAAGCCCGAGGCCCGCGGCCGCCAGGACGGTGAGCGGCTGGTACTGCGTCCAGAGGAGGCGGAAGGCGCTCGGGGACTCGCGCGGCAGGGGCACCTTGCCGAAGACACGCCAGAACACGGTGGCCCCGAAGTGCTCCCGCATGAACGCGCTGCCGTGGCGCAGCGCCTCGTGGATCGGCCACGATGCGCCGGCCAGGAGACCGGCGGCAAGTCCGATCCACAGCCACGGGCTTCGCAGGGCCGGCCGTAGGCGGGCGCTCGCGAGCGCCGCCGGGAGCACGAGAAGCGCGAAGAGCCCGAGCGGGCCCTTCGTGAGGAGCGCCGCCCCGAGCGGCACCGCGAAGAGCGCAAGGAGCCTCGGTCGCCTGAGTCCCAGAAGGAACACGAGGCACGCGGTCGTCGTCCAGAACCCCAGCGGGAGGTCGATCATGCACCGTCGCGCATGGTTGCTGAACATGGGCGTGAGCGCGAGGAGCGCCACCCCGGCGAGCGCGGCCCTTCGTCCCAGCGTCAGGCAGCCGATCCAGAAGGTCACCGCCACGGTGCCGAGCGCCATGACCAGCGACGGGAACCGCGCCGCGAAGTCGTTCGGCCCGAAGACCGCCATCGAGCGCCCGATGAGCCAGAACTGGAGCGGCGGATAGGAGAAATCGGGACGGCCTCCCCAGGTCGCATCGAAGAAGCTCCCGCTCCGCATCATCTCGAGGCCCTTGCGCGCGTAGCGGCAGTCGTCGATGGACTTGAGGCCCAGCTCGGTCGTGCCGGCGGTCCAGGCGAAGGCGGCCGCGAGCAGGAGCACGAGAAGGGGGTGCGGCCGGCCCCGTCCGAGAACGCGGCCTTGCGCCTCGACAGCCGATCCCATCCTGCCAGTGTGCCGCTCTGCGCGTGCGTGCATGGGGCCTCGTCCGCGCTAGTCGACCGGCTGGCGGCGGAGGATCCGGACCGCCCGCTCGGCGAGGTACGGGGCATCGGTGTCCTCGGGGTTGATCTCCACGGCCCTCGCGTACGCCGCGAGCTCGGCCCGAAGATCGCGCATGATGTGATGGAGGTGTCCCACGATCACGTGGATCGTCGCATCGAAGAAGCGTCGCATCCTCGCGAGTTCGCGTTCCGCTTCCGCCTCGTCCGCGCCCCAGTTCACGACGGTCCCTTCCGGGAAGGTCCTGTGGCGAGCCAGCTCGCGCAGGTTCATCCACTCGCCTCGTTCGCGGATCATGTTCCTCGGCGCACGGAACTCGATGATCGGCTTGTCCTCCGTGTTCAGGGGGCCGCTGCCCACGAACGCCGCCACCGCGTCCCCGTGCACCGCGATGCAGTCCGCGATCGCGATGGGGTCGGCCATCCTGACGACCTCGAGATCGTCCCGCACGCCCTCGACCTCGAGCACGCGCCGCACGCGCTCAAGGTCCAGCACGAGCGGTGAGCGGCTCCCCATGGCGACGCTGTACGCCTCGACCGTGTTGTTCATGTACCAGATGACGATGTGGGGGAAGACGCGCTGCAGCGTCCGGACGATGGTCTTGTACTCGTCGACGGAGAGCAGATACGTCGGAAGCCAGAACGACAGGATGCCGTTGTCGCCCAGCCGGCTCGCGCACAGCTCGAAGTACTCGAGCGTGTAGAGGTTGCCGTTGCCGACGTAGCGCGGGTGGATGGAGTCGGAGAGGATGACGTCGTACCGCCTGTCCGTGGCGAGGACGAAGTTGCGCGCGTCCTCGATGACCAGCGTCACCCGCGGGTCGTTGAGCACTTCTCGGTTCATGTCCGCGAAGTAGGTCTTCGACGCCTCGACGACGGCCGGCGAGATCTCCACGCAGTCCACGCGCTCGATCGACGTGTGCTGCGTGACCGACCGGCAGGTGCCGCCGCTTCCGAACCCGATCTGCATGATCGACCTGGGGTCGGGGTGCATGAGGATCGGGAAGTGAGCCTGGAGCTTCTGGGTCGCGAGGAACCCGAACTTGGTCCCCGCCACGTTCAGCCCG
Above is a genomic segment from Candidatus Effluviviaceae Genus I sp. containing:
- a CDS encoding glycosyltransferase family 39 protein, which encodes MHARAERHTGRMGSAVEAQGRVLGRGRPHPLLVLLLAAAFAWTAGTTELGLKSIDDCRYARKGLEMMRSGSFFDATWGGRPDFSYPPLQFWLIGRSMAVFGPNDFAARFPSLVMALGTVAVTFWIGCLTLGRRAALAGVALLALTPMFSNHARRCMIDLPLGFWTTTACLVFLLGLRRPRLLALFAVPLGAALLTKGPLGLFALLVLPAALASARLRPALRSPWLWIGLAAGLLAGASWPIHEALRHGSAFMREHFGATVFWRVFGKVPLPRESPSAFRLLWTQYQPLTVLAAAGLGLLLWVRRRTRGDVSDLLVAWVVVPLVAVSLSRWRDPRYLYPILPALALLSGHALIRLARPLASAVAAWLAPALLVACGVAYWVSPGAISTAPNAQYKAFSPVARAELPSGALVPFIGGRDGDFWEVENIGMWYWDIQPEPPCSPAAAVERARSRGHNALLVQRGRLGGLDSLGVAYEVPFEARFSLVRLAESGSP